The proteins below come from a single Macrobrachium rosenbergii isolate ZJJX-2024 chromosome 50, ASM4041242v1, whole genome shotgun sequence genomic window:
- the LOC136832517 gene encoding lysosomal protective protein-like produces MWGRLALIAVAIVHSASSAPAEDEITDLPGLGYTVPFKHYSGYLTGSEGKQLHYWFTESSNSPKDDPVMLWMNGGPGCSSLLGLFTELGPYRIDLDGKTLLENVNSWNTVANMLFLEAPACVGFSYDVNGNCTANDDDTAISNYNALKDFFTNKFPEYRNNTFFIAGESYGGIYVPTLTVQVVEGLEDFPLNFQGYVIANGITSWMDNNNGNIFFGYYHGLYGVTLWDSLVQNCCEGGVESRETCNFYDPTDIACLDATNEANGIIYGGKLNTYNLYGECQTPSQSFLTRYMADLRGLRMSRHFDLNRPNIPRETPPCLDYTHVINYLNSAEFLKAAHIHDGLPAWDVCSDILEYYGNYDTMEEQYKYLTPRVHGLFFTGDVDMACNFLGAQWFFEKLNLEVVASRRMWFYSDKNLVGGFVKEFKNLDVVTVLGAGHMAPENKPEAVLKLITSFINGDPY; encoded by the exons ATGTGGGGAAGACTTGCTTTGATAGCCGTTGCTATCGTACACTCTGCTTCAAGTGCTCCTGCAGAGGATGAGATCACAGACTTACCAGGTCTCGGATATACTGTGCCCTTCAAACACTACAGTGGCTACCTGACAGGTTCTGAGGGCAAGCAACTACATTACTG GTTCACAGAATCCTCCAACAGCCCAAAAGATGACCCAGTGATGCTATGGATGAATGGAGGACCAGGTTGCTCTTCCCTGTTAGGTCTATTCACGGAACTCGGCCCGTACCGAATTGATCTAGACGGCAAAACTTTGCTGGAGAACGTTAACTCGTGGAACACA GTGGCTAATATGCTGTTCTTGGAGGCCCCGGCTTGTGTGGGTTTCTCCTATGACGTCAATGGCAACTGCACGGCAAATGACGACGATACAGCCATCTCCAACTACAATGCGCTCAAAGACTTCTTCACTAATAAG tttccagAGTATCGCAACAACACGTTTTTCATCGCAGGGGAATCCTACGGAGGAATCTACGTGCCAACGCTGACCGTTCAAGTGGTGGAGGGGCTGGAGGATTTCCCGCTCAATTTTCAAGGATACGTCATTGCCAATGGTATCACCAGCTGGATGGATAACAACAATGGCAACATTTTCTTCGGGTATTACCACGGGCTTTACGGAGTCAC ACTATGGGACAGCTTAGTTCAGAACTGCTGTGAGGGTGGTGTTGAAAGCAGAGAGACCTGCAATTTTTATGATCCAACAGATATCGCTTGTCTCGATGCT ACAAATGAGGCAAACGGCATCATCTACGGTGGAAAACTTAACACCTACAACTTATACGGTGAATGCCAGACACCTTCACAATCATTCCTTACTCGCTACATGGCTGACTTGCGGGGCTTAAGAATGAGTCGCCACTTCGACTTGAACAG accGAACATACCTAGAGAAACACCACCATGCCTCGACTACACCCACGTCATCAACTACCTCAACTCAGCTGAATTCCTGAAGGCCGCCCATATTCATGATGGTCTTCCAGCATGGGATGTCTGCAG TGATATCCTAGAATACTACGGAAATTACGATACTATGGAGGAGCAATACAAGTACTTGACCCCTAGAGTTCACGGTCTATTCTTCACTGGTGACGTCGACATGGCTTGCAACTTCCTTGGAGCGCAATGGTTCTTCGAAAAGCTGAAtctagag GTTGTTGCCAGCCGTAGGATGTGGTTCTACTCTGACAAGAACTTGGTGGGAGGTTTTGTCAAAGAATTCAAGAATCTGGACGTAGTAACCGTCCTTGGTGCAGGACATATGGCCCCTGAAAACAAACCTGAGGCTGTACTCAAGCTTATAACTTCTTTCATCAACGGGGACCCTTACTAG
- the LOC136832513 gene encoding abasic site processing protein HMCES yields MCGRTSCTLSRDEWCQACSKLTFKDGKGHYTPANWADPSDGSGYRQSANVAPSSYVPVLLRNKSGVKRTTEGEEKPSSPFSIEPMIWGLIPPFYQGSNPAGHGFKTNNCRIEGIDTKNTYKPSLHKGQRCVVLSDGFYEWETTKQSKTKQPFFIYVPQEEGVEIWNRKSWESDDLWTEEEGWKGPKPLKMAGLYSEWTSTEGIRTRSFSIITMESGKEFSKLHHRIPAILETDEQVEEWLDSGTFGYKEALQKLNNNPSLAWHPVSSDVNYSRNQDMNLNHPVDTNKKPETGSSKFMSQWLSKGSSPKKIKDKPQGPPPKKENTLDKWFKKENKEVKKDKDEAD; encoded by the exons ATGTGCGGACGGACTAGCTG TACTCTATCAAGAGATGAATGGTGCCAAGCCTGTAGCAAGTTAACATTCAAGGATGGAAAGGGTCATTACACTCCAGCAAATTGGGCTGATCCTTCTGATGGTTCTGGTTATAGACAGTCTGCAAATGTAGCTCCATCATCTTATGTCCCTGTTCTTCTCAG GAACAAGAGTGGTGTGAAACGTACCACAGAAGGTGAGGAGAAGCCATCCTCACCATTTTCCATTGAGCCTATGATCTGGGGACTAATACCACCTTTTTATCAA GGATCCAATCCAGCTGGACATGGCTTCAAGACTAACAATTGCAGAATAGAAGGAATTGATACTAAGAACACCTACAAACCCTCACTTCACAAAGGCCAGCG gTGTGTAGTACTCTCGGATGGTTTTTATGAATGGGAAACTACAAAACAGTCAAAAACAAAACAGCCATTTTTCATCTATGTTCCCCAAGAGGAAGGA GTAGAGATATGGAATCGAAAGTCATGGGAAAGTGATGACTTATGGACTGAAGAGGAGGGCTGGAAAGGACCTAAACCTCTGAAGATGGCAGGTCTATATTCTGAGTGGACTTCAACGGAA GGAATAAGAACCAGAAGTTTTTCCATCATTACTATGGAGTCAGGGAAGGAATTCTCCAAGCTTCATCACAGGATCCCTGCCATCCTGGAAACAGATGAACAAGTGGAA GAATGGCTTGATTCAGGCACATTTGGATACAAGGAAGCCTTGCAGAAATTAAACAACAATCCATCTTTGGCATGGCACCCTGTCTCAAGCGATGTCAACTACAGCAGAAACCAAGATATGAATTTAAATCACCCTGTTGACACAAATAA GAAGCCAGAAACTGGAAGCAGCAAGTTCATGAGTCAGTGGCTTAGTAAAGGGTCATctccaaaaaaaataaaggataagcCACAGGGCCCTCCTCCAAAGAAGGAGAATACTCTGGACAAATggttcaagaaagaaaataaggaagtgAAGAAGGATAAAGATGAGGCAGATTAA
- the LOC136832905 gene encoding uncharacterized protein, with the protein MYITSSFLLMYYLTLEKSLFARDKNFIRRLLERSASYVPEAYDTSSLCNVTFDLGMCPCKRTVLVPLPQGSPGRFASSDEVFRRMKDVFGESTCGDWATFRGPGQRVLSYSVYGDFPSEYYTGMDFIVPRASEVYPGWNVRFYHRLDVSNATVKDWICKLACKYPHFDSCHAERLPVLGNVTKFIGRMWRFATVGDPLVDRYVLRDSDSPILQREVDAVNEWLQSGKCFHVMRDHPFHGTFMLAGLWGGCGDWQRETIREIRDLIMLTGDRYDADQEGLAVSFARNILWPVAQSNVTIHDSYFCKSYSGSHPFPSQRVNSDFVGQRSYLKEFRGEKISTECPVECRPRQHLDWLYC; encoded by the exons ATGTACATCACCTCGTCATTTTTACTTATGTACTACTTAACCCTCGAGAAATCTTTATTTGCACGGGACAAGAACTTTATACGCCGGTTACTGGAAAGATCAGCTTCCTATGTACCAGAGGCCTATGACACTAGCAGTTTGTGCAACGTCACTTTTGACTTAGGAATGTGCCCGTGCAAGAGAACTGTCCTAGTGCCTCTGCCCCAAGGATCCCCAGGAAGGTTCGCCTCGTCTGACGAAGTCTTTAGAAGGATGAAAGATGTTTTCGGAGAGTCGACGTGCGGTGACTGGGCTACCTTTAGAGGACCGGGTCAAAGG GTACTGAGTTATTCAGTTTACGGTGACTTTCCAAGTGAATACTACACAGGTATGGATTTCATAGTGCCTCGGGCATCTGAGGTATACCCGGGGTGGAACGTAAGATTTTATCATCGTCTAGACGTGTCCAACGCCACCGTCAAGGACTGGATATGTAAGCTAGCTTGCAAGTATCCTCATTTTGACAGCTGTCACGCAGAGAGACTACCAG TTTTAGGCAACGTCACCAAATTCATAGGTCGAATGTGGAGGTTCGCCACCGTGGGCGACCCATTAGTCGACCGATACGTCCTCCGGGACAGTGACTCTCCTATTTTGCAACGAGAGGTGGATGCCGTTAACGAGTGGCTGCAGAGCGGAAAA TGTTTCCACGTCATGAGAGACCACCCTTTCCATGGAACTTTCATGCTGGCAGGGTTGTGGGGAGGTTGTGGCGACTGGCAACGAGAGACGATCAGGGAAATAAGAGATCTGATCATGCTGACAGGGGATCGTTACGACGCCGACCAAGAGGGATTGGCGGTTAGTTTTGCACGA AATATACTGTGGCCAGTAGCTCAGAGTAACGTCACCATACACGACTCGTATTTCTGCAAGTCTTATTCTGGCTCACATCCTTTTCCTTCTCAGAGGGTCAACTCTGATTTCGTAGGCCAGAGGTCATACCTGAAGGAATTTCGAGGAGAAAAGATTTCTACAGAATGCCCTGTCGAGTGCCGTCCTCGGCAGCATTTAGACTGGTTGTACTGCTAA